From Pseudorca crassidens isolate mPseCra1 chromosome 15, mPseCra1.hap1, whole genome shotgun sequence, one genomic window encodes:
- the LYRM1 gene encoding LYR motif-containing protein 1 isoform X2, whose translation MTTATRQEVLGLYRRIFRLARKWQAASGQMEDTIREKQYILNEARTLFQKNKNLTDTDLIKQCIDECTARIEIGLHYQIPYPRPIHLPPMGLTPLRGRGLRSQDKLRKFAKPVYLKSHDEVS comes from the exons ATGACAACGGCAACACGACAAGAAGTTCTTGGCCTCTACCGCAGAATTTTCAGGCTTGCGAGGAAATGGCAGGCTGCATCAGGGCAGATGGAAGACACCATTAGAGAGAAACAGTACATATTAAATGAAGCCAGAACActgtttcagaaaaacaaaaat cTTACAGACACAGACCTGATTAAACAGTGTATAGATGAGTGCACAGCCAGGATTGAAATTGGACTACATTACCAGATTCCTTATCCAAGGCCA attCATCTACCTCCTATGGGCCTTACCCCACTACGAGGCCGGGGACTTCGAAGCCAGGATAAATTGAGGAAATTTGCCAAACCAGTATATCTCAAGTCTCACGATGAAGTTTCCTAa
- the LYRM1 gene encoding LYR motif-containing protein 1 isoform X1, whose amino-acid sequence MAHGPSRSMACGIFPDQGMNPCPLHWQADFQPQCHQGIPSLCLFVGAFNPFTCKMTTATRQEVLGLYRRIFRLARKWQAASGQMEDTIREKQYILNEARTLFQKNKNLTDTDLIKQCIDECTARIEIGLHYQIPYPRPIHLPPMGLTPLRGRGLRSQDKLRKFAKPVYLKSHDEVS is encoded by the exons atggctcacgggcccagccgctccatggcatgtgggatcttcccggaccagggcatgaacccgtgtcccctgcattggcaggcggactttcaaccacagtgccaccagggaatccctagcctgtgtctttttgttggagcatttaatccattcacatgtaAG ATGACAACGGCAACACGACAAGAAGTTCTTGGCCTCTACCGCAGAATTTTCAGGCTTGCGAGGAAATGGCAGGCTGCATCAGGGCAGATGGAAGACACCATTAGAGAGAAACAGTACATATTAAATGAAGCCAGAACActgtttcagaaaaacaaaaat cTTACAGACACAGACCTGATTAAACAGTGTATAGATGAGTGCACAGCCAGGATTGAAATTGGACTACATTACCAGATTCCTTATCCAAGGCCA attCATCTACCTCCTATGGGCCTTACCCCACTACGAGGCCGGGGACTTCGAAGCCAGGATAAATTGAGGAAATTTGCCAAACCAGTATATCTCAAGTCTCACGATGAAGTTTCCTAa